A part of Sus scrofa isolate TJ Tabasco breed Duroc chromosome 15, Sscrofa11.1, whole genome shotgun sequence genomic DNA contains:
- the PROC gene encoding vitamin K-dependent protein C isoform X6, producing MGGGRWACSKLRSPPQTGGSNSRMWQLASLLLLLIIWAVSSTPVPPDSVFSSSQRAHQMLRSKRANSFLEELRPSSLERECKEETCDFEEAREIFQNTENTMAFWSKYHEVRFSNCSTENGGCAHYCLEEEGGRRCRCAPGYRLGDDHLQCEPKVKFPCGRLGNRMEKKRKSLKRDTDQVDKKEDQIDPRLVNGKQSPWGESPWQVILLDSKKKLACGAVLIHVSWVLTAAHCLDDYKKLTVRLGEYDLRRREKWEVDLDIKEFLVHPNYTRSTSDNDIALLRLAEPATFSQTIVPICLPDSGLSERELTRVGQETVVTGWGYRSEAKTNRSFILNFIKVPVAPHNECVQAMHNKISENMLCAGILGDSRDACEGDSGGPMVASFRGTWFLVGLVSWGEGCGRLHNYGVYTKVSRYLDWIHGHIRMEEAFHKNQVP from the exons atgggtgggggcaggtgggcctGCTCGAAGCTCAGAAGTCCTCCTCAGACAGGTGGCAGCAACTCCAGAATGTGGCAACTTGCAAGCCTCTTACTGCTCCTGATCATCTGGGCAGTTTCCAGCACACCAGTTCCTCCTG actCAGTGTTCTCCAGCAGCCAGCGGGCCCACCAGATGCTGCGCAGCAAACGCGCCAACTCCTTCCTGGAGGAGCTGCGGCCCAGCAGCCTGGAGCGTGAGTGCAAGGAGGAGACCTGTGATTTCGAGGAGGCTCGGGAGATTTTCCAAAACACGGAAAACACA ATGGCCTTCTGGTCCAAGTACCATG AGGTGCGCTTCTCCAACTGCTCGACGGAAAACGGTGGCTGTGCGCACtactgcctggaggaggagggcgggCGCCGCTGCCGCTGCGCGCCAGGCTACCGGCTGGGGGACGACCACCTGCAGTGCGAGCCAAAGG TGAAGTTCCCTTGCGGGAGGCTAGGGAATCGCATGGAGAAGAAACGCAAGAGCTTGAAGCGTGATACAGACCAAGTTGAcaaaaaagaagaccaaataGATCCGAGGCTCGTCAATGGGAAGCAGTCCCCATGGGGAGAGAGCCCCTGGCAG GTGATCCTGCTGGACTCAAAGAAGAAGCTGGCCTGTGGGGCAGTGCTCATCCATGTCTCCTGGGTGCTGACAGCGGCCCACTGCTTGGACGACTACAAGAAGCTCACTGTCAGGCTCG GCGAATATGATCTGAGGCGTCGGGAAAAATGGGAGGTAGACCTGGACATCAAGGAGTTCCTCGTCCACCCTAACTACACCAGGAGCACCAGTGACAATGACATCGCCCTGCTCCGCCTGGCCGAACCGGCCACTTTCTCGCAGACCATCGTGCCCATCTGCCTCCCAGACAGTGGCCTCTCTGAGCGTGAGCTCACCCGGGTTGGCCAAGAGACGGTGGTGACCGGCTGGGGCTACCGCAGCGAGGCCAAGACAAACCGCAGCTTCATCCTCAACTTCATCAAGGTCCCTGTGGCCCCGCACAATGAGTGCGTCCAGGCCATGCACAACAAGATCTCTGAGAACATGCTGTGTGCAGGCATCCTGGGGGACTCTCGTGATGCCTGCGAGGGCGACAGCGGGGGGCCTATGGTGGCCTCCTTCCGCGGCACTTGGTTCCTGGTGGGCCTGGTGAGCTGGGGTGAGGGCTGTGGGCGCCTCCACAACTATGGCGTTTACACCAAAGTCAGCCGTTACCTCGACTGGATCCATGGCCACATCAGAATGGAGGAGGCCTTCCACAAGAACCAGGTGCCTTAG